Part of the Mycolicibacterium thermoresistibile genome, ACGTCCGGGTCCTCCGGGGAGCCGAAGTTGAGGCAGTTGGTCACCGCGAGCGGGGTGGCTCCGGTGACCGACACGTTGCGGTAGGCCTCGGCCAGCGCCAGCTGCGCCCCGGTGTAGGGGTCCAGGGCGGTGTAGCGACCGGACGCGTCGGTGGAGATCGCGATCCCGCGCCCGGTGGTCTCGTCGACGCGGATCATGCCGGCATCGGCGTTCTCGGCCAGCACGGTGTTGCCGCGGACGTAGCGGTCGTACTGTTCGGTGATGAAGGCCCGGCTGCACAGGTGCGGGCTGCCGAGCAGCTTGAGCAGGGTCTCGCGGAGTTCGTCGCCGGTCTGCGGGCGGGGCAGCTTCGCCGAGGTGTCGGCGTTGAGCGCGTCCTGGCTTTCCGGCCGGGCGTAGGGACGTTGGTAGACGGGGCCTTCGTCAGCGACCGTGCGCGGCGGCACGTCGACCACGGTCTGCCCCTGGTAGGTGATCACCAGCCGGTCGCCGTCGGTGACCTCACCGATGACGGTGGCGGGCACCTCCCACTTGCGGCACACCGCGAGGAACGCCTCCACGTTCTCCGGTTTCACCACCGCGCACATGCGTTCCTGGGATTCGCTGGACAGGATCTCCGCGGGCGTCATGTTCGGTGTCCGCAGCGGCACCCGGTCCAGCTCGACCCACATGCCGCCGTCACCGGCGGAGGCCAATTCGGAGGTGGCGCAGGCCAAACCGGCTCCGCCGAGGTCCTGGATGCCGACCACCAGGTCGTTGGCGTACAGCTCCAGGCAGCACTCGATGAGCACCTTCTCCAGGAACGGGTCACCGACCTGGACACTGGGCAGCTTCTTGCGGCTCGCCCCCTTGCCGGCGGCGGCCGCGCTGTCCTCGAAGGTCTCCGAGGCCAGCACCGACACCCCGCCGATCCCGTCCAGGCCGGTGCGGGCGCCGAACAGGATGATCTTGTTGCCGGTGCCCGACGCGAACGCCAGGTGCAGGTCCTCCTTGCGCAGCACCCCCACACACAGGGCGTTGACCAGCGGATTACCCGCGTATGAGGCGTCGAACACGGTTTCGCCGCCGATGTTGGGCAGTCCCAGCGAGTTACCGTAGCCGCTGATGCCGCGCACCACGCCGTCGAAGACGCGACGGGTGTCGGGGGCGTCGACCGGGCCGAACCGCAGCTGGTCCATCACCGCGACCGGGCGGGCGCCCATGGCGAGAATGTCGCGGACGATTCCACCGACGCCGGTGGCGGCGCCCTGGTAGGGCTCGATGTAGCTCGGCGAGTTGTGCGATTCGACCTTGAACGTCGCCGCCCAGCCGTCGCCGATGTCCACCACTCCGGCGTTCTCGCCGATCCCGGCGAGCATCACGGCCTTCATCTCCTCGGTGGTGGTCTCGCCGAAGTAGCGCAGATGGACCTTCGACGACTTGTAGGAGCAGTGCTCGCTCCACATCACCGAGTACATCGCGAGTTCCGCGTCGGTGGGCCGCCGGCCGAGGATTTCGCGGACGCGCTCGTATTCGTCGTCCTTGAGGCCGAGTTCGCGATAGGGCTGCGGTTGATCCGGCGTTTGGGCTGCGCGTTCGACGGTGTCAACCTCGCCAATGAGCTCCGACGTCACGGCAGCCAGTGTATTCGTTCAGCCAGAACAGTCCCGCCGCGCAGCGGATGGCCGTAGGTCGCCGGAGGGCGGCGGGCGGGTGGACAGTGACCGGCACCACAGCGATGCGCGCGAAGGGCAGGAACTACAACCTGATCTGGTTCACCGCGCAGCGTCTCGAGAACGCGCCCAGCGGAGCCCCCTGCCCGTCGCGCGGGCAGGGGGCTCCGTGCTGCCGGGGGCCTGTCCTAGCCGGCGTCCTCGCTCGTCGGCTTCCCGGTACCGGTCTCTCCGGTCGCGGCGGGCGCCGGCTTCCTGGGCTGCGGTTTCTTGTCCAGACCGGTGAAGGCCGCGGTCATCCGCTGCCCGGCCCGGGTCAGCCGCTCACCGGCGTTCTGGACCGCCTTGCCGAACTGGCGGGCCACTGGCGTGTCCGGCTTGGTCACGGGTCGTTTCCCGGGCGTGCGACCGTTGCCGACCCGGGCGTCGGACGGGATCGGTTCAGCCTCGGCGGTGTCGAGTTTCTCCTCGGCGGTTTTCTCCGGGGCGTTCGCCTGCGGTTCGGGGGCGGGCGGCTCGCCTGCGCCCTTGGCGTTCTCGTCGCCCGCGTCACCGCCGGCGGGCGGTTCGCCCTGCTCCGGCGGGGTGGACAACGTCAGTTGCGTGCCGGTGGCACGCTGACGTTCGCCGAACGGCAATGCGGCGGCCGGGGTGCCGGAGGCGGTGGACTCGGGCTGCGGTGCGGCCCGGTCGGCCGGCGGCGTGAAGCTCTGGCTTGTCCGGTCGGTGAGGGTGACGACGTCATCGACGTCGACACCCTCCAGGACATCGTCGAGGAAGTCGCCCAGACCCGGGATGCCGTCGAGCAGCCCGCCGAGGTCGCCCACTCCGAGCAGGCCGGCGAGCAGCTGCAGGGGGTTCGGTCCCGCCGCCGGGCCCCTGACACCGGGAATGCCTCCGTCGAAGAAGGCGCTTTCGACGCCGGCCGCCAGCGCGGTGAAGAGGTCCTCGGGCACGCGAGTCCAGTCGATGTTCTCCGGGACACTGAGGAACGGCGCGTACTCGCCGCCGAAGTTGCCGGAGAAGTCCCGCGGGTACGGGTCCAGCGGGTCGGTGATGTCCTGGGTGACATTGGTGTAGCCCAGGTTGACCAGAAGCTTCAGCGCCGGTTCGATCGCGTCGGCGAACGGGTTGGTGAACCCGAACGCCCCGCCGGTGAAGAGATTGGCGATGTCGGCCGGATACCGCAAGGGCTCCAGGAGCGGCAGCGCGTTCTGCTCGATGGTGAGGTAGGTGTTGGTGGCGAAGTAGTCATCCGGAATCTCCATGCCCAGCGCACCTTCCACGACAGAGCCCAACAAACCGAGCAAGTCTCCGCGCACGTCCAGTTCGAACGGACCAACGTCGGGTACGGAGAAGGCGGGAGATAGTACACATCCAAACGCGCCGCATGGCACGTTCAGCACATCGACGCCGGCGATCTCGAGATCGCTCGGGATAGACCCGACGAAGCCGTAAGCGACATTGCCCGCGATCCCGGGCAGTGCCGCGCCGAGAATCTGGGCGATCATTTCGGGTAGCCCGGCTTCCGAGCCACGCAGGATATAGGTCGGAAAGAGCAGTGCCGCTTTGTTGTTTGCGAGGGTGAACGGATTCGGCCACGCAGCGAAGTCCGACAGCGGATCGTATTCCACCGTGGCGTCGACCTTGTTCGGCACGAGCCTGGCGCCCAAGTCTTGGAAAACCTCGAACTCCGGTGTCACCGTGTTGATTCCGAAGATGCGAAAGATCGGTGCGAAGCGGGCGGCGATACCGCCGTCGGCACGCCCCGGGTTGCGGAGCAGAATCATGGTGAGGATGGTCAGGCTGCGACCCTCTTCAGCGCCTTCGGCGGTGCCTCCCGGCTGGTCCGACAGATCCGCCACCACCCGGTCCCACGCCATGCCGGCAGTGAGGGAGCCGAGGCCGAACCCGAGCACGATGGGCACTCGCAGATTCGGGAGGCCGATAGGGAACGAGTCGGGACCGCAATCCACCTGATCGCACAGCGAATTGGCTGCACGAAGCGACCGTATGCCCAGATTGTAGGGACTCTGAGCCAACGCTGCGGTGAGCAGAAGTGTAACCGGACTGGGTAGCGAAACACCCAGATCCAGCGGCAGATACGGTGTCCCGTTGACCTGCTCCGCGATCGCACTCGGAAAAACCGGTACCCAGAACGGATTCAGGCCGAGAATTCCGAGCGCTCCGAACGGAGGGCCCGTCGTGACGACATTGACCCCGGGGACATCGAGCGGGAGTTCAAGCAGATCCCCGAGACCCGGCGGGTTCAGCCCGAGCGCCCGGAACAGGGCGCCGAAGTCGATGCCGCCGATGAGGTCGGCGACATCCCCGCTGTCGATCAACGACAGGGCTCGGCTGGGATCGAGGCTGGAGAAGTCCTCGAGAAGCCCGCTGAGTTCCCTTGGCAGTACTGCGGGTAACTCATCGCCACCAGCGAGAAGGCCGCTGAGTTGAGCCAAGCCGTTGACCAACTCGATGCTGCGCTCGGTCGCAGCGGCCTCCCTCGCGGATGCGGCGAGCGCCCCCGCCGACGGCGCCGACAACCCGAGCGCCACAGCGATCGCCGTCGCTGCCGCCCCACCCGCGACCGCCGCTCTCGTCATGACGGTGCGCGCGGCCTCATCCCCCTGCTTTGTCAATGCCCTTCCCTTCCAGCACCTTTCAGTTACCGGAAGAGAGCCAACTAGATCGTCCTGGTTTTAGCCCGCGTACCTGGGAGTAACCTGGGCGGTCGTTCTGTTTACAACTATTTCGTTCGCAATTACGTTGCCTAGCTGCATGTTCAAGATCTGCGTCGGCGTTATCAAGATCAATTTGGTTGTTTGCCTATGCAACTGAATCGCGTCCCCGGGGTGCTGATCGCCGGCGTTTTCGCAATTTATTGCAGCGTAGTAAATTTCATGACTCCGCCGGCACAAATCCCGGCCGGTGAGAGCTCGTCCCGCGCTTCGGACAGGTCAGCCGGATATGCAGAACGCGTTGCCGTCCGGGTCGGTCAGCACGATCCACCGGAAATCCTCGATGGCGTGCCGCGCGACCTCCGACGCACCGGCGGCGGTCAGACGCGCGACGGCGCCTTCCGGGTCATCGGTGTGAAAGTCCAGATGGATCCGGTTCTTTCCCGGCGTCGGATCGGGCACGCGCTGGAACGCCAGCCGCGGACCCTCCCCACAGTCCACGACGAGAAACTCGCCGGGCATCAGCGCGTGCACCTCACCGCCGGTCTGTTCGGCCCACCACCGCGCAAGCGGCGCCGGGTCGACACAGTCGAACGTGACGTTCTCGATCCGAAGCGATGCCATGCGGGCAGCGTATTTCAGGCCGGCGACAGAAACGCCCGTAACGCCGCGGAGTAGGAGGTCACATCCGCGGCGCCCATCAGCTCTCGTGCCGAATGCATCGCCAACTGCGGGGCTCCCACATCGACGGTGGGGATGCCGGTGCGGGCCGAGGTCATCGGGCCGATCGTCGACCCGCACGGCAGATCCGCCCGGTGCTCATAGCGCTGCAGCGGCACCCCGGCCTGCTGGCAGGCCAGTGCGAACGCCGCGGCGGTGCGTCCGTCGGTGGCGTAGCGCAGGTTCGGCTGCACCTTGAGCACGGGCCCGCCGTTCACCTCGATGAGGTGGCCGGGTTCGTGCCGGTCGGGGTAGTTCGGGTGGGTGGCGTGGGCCATGTCGCCGGAGGCGACCATCGAGCCCGGCAGGCGGCGCAGGAAGTCCTCGCGGGTGCCGCCGGCCGCCAGGGTGATGCGTTCCAGCACGGTCAACAGCAGCTCGGACTGGGCGCCGGCGTCGGAGGTGGATCCGACCTCCTCGTGATCGAACAGCGCCAGCACCGGCAGATGGTCACCGGGTTCGACGGAAAGAAGCGCCTCCAACCCGGCGTAGCAGCTGGCCTGGTTGTCCAGCCGCGGGGCGCTGATCAGATCCCGATCCGAACCGATCAGCTGGGACGGCGCCAGATCGTGGGTCATCAGGTCGAACCCCAGCACATCGGCGGCGGCGACACCGGCGTGGTCGGCCACATGGTCGAGGAAGGCACGGTCGCGGTCCGCCACCCCCCAGACCGCGTTGACGTGCTGTTGCGGGTTGAGCGTGACCGATTTGCGGTCCTCGGCGAGGTGGATGGCCAGTTGCGGCACCCGCAGCACCGGCTCGTCGATGCGGATCAGCCGGTGTTCCAGACCGCTGCCGCTGCGCACCGACAGTCGTCCGGACAGCCCGAGGTCGCGGTCGAGCCAGGAGTTCAGCCACACGCCGCCGTACGGCTGCAGCGCGACGACGCGCCAGCCGGCCACGAACCGGTCCGGATGTTCCTTCACCCGCAGGTTCGGGCTGTCGGTGTGGGCGCCGACGATCCGGAAGCCGGCGCCGGTGTCCGCGGTGGTGCGCCATGCGATCAGCGAGCCGGCGCGCACCGTGAAGTAGTCGCCCGCGGCGCCGGGCCAGGGGTCGCGTTCGAGCAGCTCGACGAAGCCCGCGGCGCGGAGCCGGTCCGCCACGGTCGCGCAGACGTGGTAGGGCGACGGCGACGCGTCGATGAACTCACAGAGACCTTCGGCACTTGCGGACATATCAACCATCATCGCCGACGGCCGGACGCTAAGGTCAAGATCATGGCCGAGGTCCTGCCGCAGCCGATACTGGAACCGCTCACACCGGCGGCGATCTTTCTGGTGGCGACGATCGACAAGGGCGGTGCGGCGAGGGTTCACGACGTGCTGCCGGAACTCTCGGGCATGGTGCGGGCAATCGGCTTTCGCGATCCGACGAAGCGGTTGTCGATGGTGACCTCGATCGGGTCGGACGCCTGGGACCAGTTGTTCTCCGGGCCCCGCCCGGCGGAACTGCATCCGTTCATCGAGCTGGAGGGGCCACGGCACAAGGCTCCGGCCACCCCGGGGGATCTGCTGTTCCACATCCGCGCCGAGGCCTTGGACGTCTGCTTCGAGTTGGCCGGACGCATCGTCAAGGCGATGGACGGCGCCATCACCGTGGTGGACGAGGTGCACGGGTTCCGGTTCTTCGACAACCGTGACCTGCTCGGGTTCGTCGACGGCACCGAGAATCCGGACGGACCGGAAGCACGCAGCGCCACCCGCATCGGCGACGAGGACCCCGACTTCGAGGGCGGCTGCTATGTGCACATCCAGAAGTACGTGCACGACATCGCGGCCTGGGAGGCGTTGTCGGTCGACGAGCAGCAACGGGTGATCGGCCGCACCAAACTCGACGACATCGAACTCGACGACGATGTGAAGCCCACCAACTCCCACATCGCGCTGAACGTCATCGAGGACGAGGACGGCAACGAGTTGCAGATCGTGCGGCACAACATGCCGTTCGGCGAGGTCGGCAAGGGCGAGTACGGCACCTACTTCATCGGGTATTCGCGCACCCCGTCGGTGACCGAGCAGATGCTACGCAACATGTTCCTCGGCGATCCGCCGGGCAACACCGACCGCATCCTCGATTTCTCCACCGCCGTCACCGGTGGGCTGTTCTTCGCCCCGACCGTCGATTTCCTCAACGATCCGCCGCCGCTCCCGCACACGCCCGCCGCCGCGGCGCAGGATGTGGCCGAGACCGGCGACACCTCCCAAACCCACGATGGCGAAATCCACGATGGCTCGCTCGGCATCGGAAGTCTGAAAGGAATCCCGTGATGAACAACCTGTACCGCGAGCTTGCCCCGGTCACCGACGTCGCGTGGGCCGAGATCGAGCTGGAGGCCAGCCGCACCTTCAAGCGGCACATCGCCGGCCGGCGGGTTGTCGATGTCAGCGGGCCGAGCGGTCCGACCACCGCGGCGGTCAGCACCGGCCACCTCAACCGGGTCAGCCCGCCGTCGGACGGGGTGATCGCCGACCTGCGCGACAGCAGACCGCTGGTGCGGCTTCGGGTTCCGTTCACGGTGACCCGTGAGGCGATCGACGACGTCGAACGCGGCGCGCAGGACTCCGACTGGGATCCGGTCAAGGAGGCCGCCCAAAAGCTCGCCTGGTCCGAGGACCGCGCGATCTTCGAGGGATATGCCGCCGCCGACATCGAGGGCATCCGAGCGTGCAGCTCCAACCCTGCGCTGGCGCTACCCGATGATCCGCGCGACTTCGCCGACGTGCTGGCCCAGGCGCTTTCGGAGTTGCGGCTGTCCGGTGTCGGCGGCCCGTACTCGGTGCTGCTGTCGGCGGACGCGTACACGAAGGTCAGCGAGACCACCGAGCACGGCTATCCGATCCGCGAACACCTCAACCGGCTGATCGGCGGCGGCGACATCATCTGGGCGCCGGCCATCGACGGGGCCTTCGTCTTGTCCACCCGCGGAGGCGATTTCGAGTTACTGCTGGGCACCGATGTGTCGATCGGATATCTGTCCCACGATGCGGACACCGTGCAGCTCTACATCGAGGAGACGATGACGTTCCTGTGCTACACGTCCGAGGCGTCGGTCGCACTGACCCCCAGCTAGCTGTCGCGCGAGCGTAGCGAACGCAACGACTACGCAGGAGGCACCAACGAGAAGAGTCGGTCATTGGTGCGTTGAATCAACGTGGTGTGGACCTTCCAAACCTCTTTGGCTTCAGTAGGTCCTGAACGCGCCAACGCCCATAGCGTTTCGCAGGTTGCAAGGTCAATGGCGTGCGCCGGCGCGCCCCCGAGTGCGATAGCCACGTCACCGTCGGAGGCGATGTAATAGGAACCGAGGCTATCGCCTTCGCAAGTCTTTCCAGTTGTACCGGTTCCCAAGTCGAACTGCTGCCACTTTTGCTCATCCGAGGTAGTCGTCACGAAGAATCTCCCCCCGATCCGGCGAGCCTCGGATGCCGCGACAGAAGCCGGTAGCTGCAGTAATTGGCGACCGTCGATAGTAAAGACCAGCCGGCTCGTGGCCGTAGAGACCATGGGAAGGTCGAGAGACCCATCTTCGATTCTTCCATCCGGGACCGGCTCACTCAGCTGCGTACCCTTGTCGTCGAAGAACGCCACGCGGGTCGTCGAAAAGTCATCTGCCAGCGAGTATTCGTATCCAAATCCACCGGGATAGACGACGGCACGTTCAAGTTCAACGTCCTTCGGCAGCGACGGCGCCACAATAGAGCCGTCAGCGACCGAGAACACTACATCGGCAACACCACCACTGCTTTGAACCGCAAGGTTCGAGGGCGACGAGTCACGCGCCCACGTCTCAAAGTAGGCCGGCAATACACCGCCGCCTGGCACGAACCACGTCAGTTCCGCACGTTCCCCCACGCCGTACATGCCGCTTCCCGCAACCCGCGCGACGACGTAATCACCGATCTGCTCCAACTGGGGTTGGTCTTGTGAATACACCCGCAGGTCGCTCAGGCCCTCGAAAGCAATTTCTCCCGAGACTGTGTCGACTATCCACGCTGTCGATCTAGCACCCTGATCTGCACCCTGACGAACGCACAGAACCATGGGCGGACCGTTGACATAGCAATCGAAATCTGTCGCTTCCTCGGCAGACCCAAGTCGTATCGGCCCGAAAGTCCGCTGCCCATTGCTGACGTTGAGCCCGAACAGCCACCAACCCTCGTCGGTGATCCCTAGAAATATGCCTCTGTCGCCGATGTTTCTCACCGGCCGCATCACCGTACCCGGCGGAAAGTTGAGGTCGTTACTTGTGATTGTCCACCCTGGCACCGGCTCACGCCGCATCGAATCCGAAAGTAACACTTGCGGCGGCAACTCGGGAGACGGCGCCATGGCTTCCGGTTGATCTGCGGTCGTACCACCGCTACAGCCAGTTAACACCAGGACCGCGATGACAGCCAACAGTCTTCTTCCGACTCGTTGCGGTGACATGCTTTCCGTCGTCACACAGCACCGGGCGCTT contains:
- a CDS encoding PE-PPE domain-containing protein, with the protein product MTKQGDEAARTVMTRAAVAGGAAATAIAVALGLSAPSAGALAASAREAAATERSIELVNGLAQLSGLLAGGDELPAVLPRELSGLLEDFSSLDPSRALSLIDSGDVADLIGGIDFGALFRALGLNPPGLGDLLELPLDVPGVNVVTTGPPFGALGILGLNPFWVPVFPSAIAEQVNGTPYLPLDLGVSLPSPVTLLLTAALAQSPYNLGIRSLRAANSLCDQVDCGPDSFPIGLPNLRVPIVLGFGLGSLTAGMAWDRVVADLSDQPGGTAEGAEEGRSLTILTMILLRNPGRADGGIAARFAPIFRIFGINTVTPEFEVFQDLGARLVPNKVDATVEYDPLSDFAAWPNPFTLANNKAALLFPTYILRGSEAGLPEMIAQILGAALPGIAGNVAYGFVGSIPSDLEIAGVDVLNVPCGAFGCVLSPAFSVPDVGPFELDVRGDLLGLLGSVVEGALGMEIPDDYFATNTYLTIEQNALPLLEPLRYPADIANLFTGGAFGFTNPFADAIEPALKLLVNLGYTNVTQDITDPLDPYPRDFSGNFGGEYAPFLSVPENIDWTRVPEDLFTALAAGVESAFFDGGIPGVRGPAAGPNPLQLLAGLLGVGDLGGLLDGIPGLGDFLDDVLEGVDVDDVVTLTDRTSQSFTPPADRAAPQPESTASGTPAAALPFGERQRATGTQLTLSTPPEQGEPPAGGDAGDENAKGAGEPPAPEPQANAPEKTAEEKLDTAEAEPIPSDARVGNGRTPGKRPVTKPDTPVARQFGKAVQNAGERLTRAGQRMTAAFTGLDKKPQPRKPAPAATGETGTGKPTSEDAG
- a CDS encoding M18 family aminopeptidase, coding for MSASAEGLCEFIDASPSPYHVCATVADRLRAAGFVELLERDPWPGAAGDYFTVRAGSLIAWRTTADTGAGFRIVGAHTDSPNLRVKEHPDRFVAGWRVVALQPYGGVWLNSWLDRDLGLSGRLSVRSGSGLEHRLIRIDEPVLRVPQLAIHLAEDRKSVTLNPQQHVNAVWGVADRDRAFLDHVADHAGVAAADVLGFDLMTHDLAPSQLIGSDRDLISAPRLDNQASCYAGLEALLSVEPGDHLPVLALFDHEEVGSTSDAGAQSELLLTVLERITLAAGGTREDFLRRLPGSMVASGDMAHATHPNYPDRHEPGHLIEVNGGPVLKVQPNLRYATDGRTAAAFALACQQAGVPLQRYEHRADLPCGSTIGPMTSARTGIPTVDVGAPQLAMHSARELMGAADVTSYSAALRAFLSPA
- a CDS encoding family 1 encapsulin nanocompartment shell protein, encoding MNNLYRELAPVTDVAWAEIELEASRTFKRHIAGRRVVDVSGPSGPTTAAVSTGHLNRVSPPSDGVIADLRDSRPLVRLRVPFTVTREAIDDVERGAQDSDWDPVKEAAQKLAWSEDRAIFEGYAAADIEGIRACSSNPALALPDDPRDFADVLAQALSELRLSGVGGPYSVLLSADAYTKVSETTEHGYPIREHLNRLIGGGDIIWAPAIDGAFVLSTRGGDFELLLGTDVSIGYLSHDADTVQLYIEETMTFLCYTSEASVALTPS
- a CDS encoding Dyp-type peroxidase, with protein sequence MAEVLPQPILEPLTPAAIFLVATIDKGGAARVHDVLPELSGMVRAIGFRDPTKRLSMVTSIGSDAWDQLFSGPRPAELHPFIELEGPRHKAPATPGDLLFHIRAEALDVCFELAGRIVKAMDGAITVVDEVHGFRFFDNRDLLGFVDGTENPDGPEARSATRIGDEDPDFEGGCYVHIQKYVHDIAAWEALSVDEQQRVIGRTKLDDIELDDDVKPTNSHIALNVIEDEDGNELQIVRHNMPFGEVGKGEYGTYFIGYSRTPSVTEQMLRNMFLGDPPGNTDRILDFSTAVTGGLFFAPTVDFLNDPPPLPHTPAAAAQDVAETGDTSQTHDGEIHDGSLGIGSLKGIP
- the purL gene encoding phosphoribosylformylglycinamidine synthase subunit PurL; the protein is MTSELIGEVDTVERAAQTPDQPQPYRELGLKDDEYERVREILGRRPTDAELAMYSVMWSEHCSYKSSKVHLRYFGETTTEEMKAVMLAGIGENAGVVDIGDGWAATFKVESHNSPSYIEPYQGAATGVGGIVRDILAMGARPVAVMDQLRFGPVDAPDTRRVFDGVVRGISGYGNSLGLPNIGGETVFDASYAGNPLVNALCVGVLRKEDLHLAFASGTGNKIILFGARTGLDGIGGVSVLASETFEDSAAAAGKGASRKKLPSVQVGDPFLEKVLIECCLELYANDLVVGIQDLGGAGLACATSELASAGDGGMWVELDRVPLRTPNMTPAEILSSESQERMCAVVKPENVEAFLAVCRKWEVPATVIGEVTDGDRLVITYQGQTVVDVPPRTVADEGPVYQRPYARPESQDALNADTSAKLPRPQTGDELRETLLKLLGSPHLCSRAFITEQYDRYVRGNTVLAENADAGMIRVDETTGRGIAISTDASGRYTALDPYTGAQLALAEAYRNVSVTGATPLAVTNCLNFGSPEDPDVMWQFAEAVRGLADGCAALGIPVTGGNVSFYNQTGSTPILPTPVVGVLGVIDDVHRRIPTGFGAEPGETLWLLGDTHDEFDGSIWAQVTADHLGGRPPRVDFAREKLLSEVLVAASRDGLVSAAHDLSEGGLIQAVVESALAGETGCRLVIPEEFADGTGPFIFLFSESAGRALVAVPRTEESRFRSMCEARQLPATRIGVVDPGPEGEPSTVEVQGLFTVTLEELRSTSESVLPRYFG
- a CDS encoding VOC family protein, which translates into the protein MASLRIENVTFDCVDPAPLARWWAEQTGGEVHALMPGEFLVVDCGEGPRLAFQRVPDPTPGKNRIHLDFHTDDPEGAVARLTAAGASEVARHAIEDFRWIVLTDPDGNAFCISG